A genomic region of Lonchura striata isolate bLonStr1 chromosome 8, bLonStr1.mat, whole genome shotgun sequence contains the following coding sequences:
- the LOC144246723 gene encoding transient receptor potential cation channel subfamily M member 8-like: MPKSYSLLHRVCRASTTYNFDHCTFSGNKSKPLCVELDANNQPRFPEWITIPLVCIYMLSTNILLVNLLVAMFGYTVGSVQENNDQVWKFQRFFLVQEYCSRLTIPFPFVIFAYIFMVLRKCFKCCCNKESKEPSICCSRNEDNEILAWEAVMKENYLVKINTKANDSSEEIVHRFRQLDAKVLLSQIAPGNVILSGP, translated from the exons ATGCCCAAGAGCTATTCTTTGCTGCACAGGGTCTGCAGGGCAA GTACCACCTACAACTTCGACCACTGCACTTTTTCTGGGAACAAGTCCAAGCCCTTGTGCGTGGAGCTGGATGCCAACAACCAGCCCCGCTTCCCGGAGTGGATCACCATTCCCCTTGTGTGCATTTACATGCTCTCCACCAACATCCTCCTGGTCAACCTGCTCGTGGCCATGTTCGG TTACACTGTTGGATCAGTGCAAGAGAACAATGACCAGGTGTGGAAGTTCCAACGCTTTTTCCTGGTGCAGGAATACTGCAGTCGCCTGACCatccccttcccctttgtcATCTTTGCCTACATATTCATGGTGCTGAGGAAATGCTTCAAGTGCTGCTGtaacaaagaaagcaaagagcCATCCATTTGTT GCTCAAGAAATGAGGACAATGAAATCCTGGCATGGGAAGCTGTCATGAAGGAAAATTACCTTGTCAAAATCAATACAAAAGCAAATGATTCATCAGAAGA GATAGTGCATCGATTCAGACAACTGGATGCAAAGGTACTTCTGTCCCAGATTGCTCCGGGAAATGTGATTCTCTCTG GTCCATGA